The following are encoded together in the Vigna unguiculata cultivar IT97K-499-35 chromosome 2, ASM411807v1, whole genome shotgun sequence genome:
- the LOC114173958 gene encoding inorganic pyrophosphatase TTM2-like, giving the protein MVAVVCVVAELTVTARSGRLETGNCSMGKEISDSDSHHKRLGLLKDQVHLVKRKDCDRHEIAPIQDQLSFEKGFFIVIRACQLLAQKNDGIVLVGVAGPSGAGKTVFTEKILNFMPSIAVISMDNYNDSSRIVDGNFDDPRLTDYDTLLQNLHDLKEGKPVQVPVYDFKSSSRIGYRTVEAPTSRIVFIEGIYALSEKLRPLLDLRVSVTGGVHLDLVKRVIRDIQRAGQEPEEIIHQISETVYPMYKAFIEPDLQTAHIKIINKFNPFTGFQSPTYILKSAKNLAVDQIKAVLSEDFKETTEQTYDIYLLPPGEDPETCQSYLRMRNKDGKYSLMFEEWVTDNPFVISPRITFEVSVRLLGGLMALGYTIATILKRNSHVFSDDRVCVKLDWLEQLNRHYVQVQGRDRLVLKYIGQQLGLDGSYIPRTYIEQIQIEKLVDEVMALPEDLKTKLSLDEDLVSSPKEALSRASADRVAMRNKHLRSGISQSYTNQRDKNLAKVTGYDSNNRRFVERNSESSTMALNQGAINQLSDQISALNDRMDEFTNRIEELNSKLNTKRNSPSQQNMSLQTETCNGSAPTSYFITSLGNGSLTGSKMANSSSSSQLTKDSPLMDEISSIARSQRQIMHQLDNLNNLLRGSSGEKSHQTRTNRRSIDTTSDTMGTSVMAVVAVGFLGIFLMKGLLNRN; this is encoded by the exons AAACTGGGAATTGTTCAATGGGAAAAGAGATTTCCGATTCTGATTCCCATCACAAACGTCTTGGTCTTTTAAAAGATCAAGTTCACTTGGTTAAAAGAAAAGACTGTGATCGCCATGAGATTGCTCCAATCCAAGACCAGCTATCCTTTGAGAAGGGTTTTTTCATTGTAATTCGTGCATGCCAATTGTTGGCACAAAAGAATGATGGAATAGTATTGGTAGGGGTGGCAGGTCCTTCTGGAGCAGGCAAGACTGTATTTACTGAAAAGATACTCAACTTCATGCCCAGTATTGCTGTCATTTCAATGGATAATTACAATGATTCCAGTCGAATTGTTGATGGAAACTTTGATG ATCCACGCTTAACAGATTACGACACGTTACTTCAGAATTTACATGATTTAAAGGAAGGAAAGCCTGTTCAAGTTCCCGTATATGATTTCAAGTCCAGTTCACGAATAGGATACAG GACAGTAGAGGCTCCAACTTCTCGTATCGTGTTTATAGAGGGCATCTATGCCTTGAGTGAAAAGTTACGACCTTTACTGGACCTTCGAGTCTCTGTTACAGGAGGAGTTCACCTTGACCTTGTAAAACGAGTTATACGTGATATTCAACGTGCTGGTCAAGAACCTGAAGAAATTATTCATCAAATATCTGAGACG GTGTATCCAATGTACAAGGCCTTTATTGAGCCAGATCTCCAAACAGCACACATAAAAATCATCAacaaattcaatccatttactGGATTCCAGAGCCCAACTTACATATTAAAG TCAGCAAAGAATCTAGCAGTGGATCAAATTAAAGCTGTTCTCTCTGAGGATTTTAAGGAAACAACAGAGCAAACTTATGACATATATCTTCTACCACCTGGTGAAGATCCAGAAACTTGCCAATCGTATCTGCGAATGCGAAATAAGGATGGGAAATACAGTCTCATGTTTGAG GAATGGGTGACAGATAATCCATTTGTCATATCACCAAGAATTACTTTTGAGGTCAGTGTGCGCCTTCTTGGTGGACTAATGGCCTTGGGATACACAATAGCCACTATCCTTAAGAGAAACAGCCATGTTTTTTCTGATGATAGGGTTTGTGTGAAACTCGATTGGCTTGAGCAACTCAATAGACATTATGTTCAG GTACAAGGAAGAGATCGCTTGGTTTTAAAATACATAGGACAGCAGCTAGGTTTAGATGGTTCCTACATTCCTCGTACCTACATTGAGCAAATTCAAATTGAAAAGCTTGTGGACGAGGTTATG GCCCTACCAGAGGATTTGAAGACAAAACTCAGCCTAGATGAGGATTTGGTGTCAAGCCCCAAAGAAGCACTTTCTAGAGCCTCTGCTGACAGAGTTGCCATGAGAAATAAACATCTGAGGAG TGGAATATCACAGTCATATACCAATCAAAGAGACAAAAACCTTGCTAAGGTTACTGGATATGATTCCAACAATAGAAGGTTTGTTGAAAGAAATTCAGAGTCCAGCACAATGGCGCTGAATCAG GGAGCCATCAATCAACTTTCGGACCAAATTTCTGCCCTCAATGATAGAATGGATGAGTTTACAAATCGCATTGAAGAGCTGAATTCCAAATTAAACACCAAGAGAAATTCTCCAAGCCAACAGAATATGTCACTTCAAACTGAGACATGCAATGGATCAGCTCCCACCTCATACTTCATCACTAGTTTGGGCAATGGTTCCTTAACTGGATCTAAAATGGCAAATTCCTCTTCATCATCACAGTTAACTAAGGATTCTCCTTTAATGGATGAG ATATCAAGCATTGCACGCAGTCAGCGTCAGATCATGCATCAATTGGACAATCTGAATAATCTTCTCAGGGGTAGCTCAGGGGAGAAGTCTCACCAAACAAGAACTAACCGGAGAAGCATAGATACGACATCAGATACCATGGGAACCTCTGTTATGGCAGTGGTGGCAGTTGGTTTTTTGGGGATCTTCTTGATGAAGGGTTTGTTGAACCGAAATTGA